A section of the Gemmatimonadaceae bacterium genome encodes:
- the dnaN gene encoding DNA polymerase III subunit beta has translation MRLTISREKLQEALTAVAAAVPTKTTLPVLGNLLLETTDKGLRLSGTDLDIGVSTEVLADVEAPGAITVPAKKLSEIVRELPPAPVKLAAAGEQRITLECGRSRFKLLGLPRDEFPAFPTVDFARSWRVKSGDVQKLISHTAFAVSTEESRPILNGVLWEVREKETRMVATNGHRLAKMEIPYSGSLTGDFIIPPKALEQVRRLFPADEELEVARGENHLAFRSPFTAVFTRLIEGPYPNYDQVIPRDNNRVATIDKTALQSALKRMAVVASDQTHRVKLSFNLALLKFSVATPDLGEGQDELPIRYDGDPIDIGFNGMYLLEILRYMPTEEIKFTFKEPERAATLEPEGWQEPGKYLCLVMPLRLVD, from the coding sequence ATGCGCCTCACCATCAGTCGTGAGAAGCTCCAGGAAGCCCTCACAGCTGTCGCTGCTGCAGTTCCGACGAAGACAACTCTTCCTGTTCTTGGGAATCTTCTCCTCGAGACAACAGATAAGGGACTTCGTCTTTCCGGAACTGATCTGGATATTGGTGTAAGCACGGAGGTTCTAGCTGATGTGGAAGCGCCAGGTGCGATCACAGTACCAGCGAAGAAGCTGAGTGAGATTGTTCGTGAACTTCCGCCAGCTCCTGTAAAGTTGGCTGCTGCTGGTGAGCAGCGAATTACTCTTGAGTGTGGTCGCTCTCGGTTCAAGCTTCTTGGATTACCGCGGGATGAATTTCCTGCGTTCCCAACTGTAGACTTTGCGCGGTCTTGGCGTGTGAAGTCAGGTGACGTTCAGAAACTGATCTCTCACACAGCCTTTGCGGTATCGACAGAAGAAAGTCGTCCGATCTTGAATGGGGTTCTGTGGGAAGTACGAGAGAAGGAAACGCGAATGGTGGCAACGAATGGTCACCGTTTGGCAAAGATGGAGATCCCGTATAGTGGGTCTCTCACGGGTGATTTCATTATTCCCCCAAAAGCACTCGAACAAGTTCGGCGACTATTCCCCGCTGATGAAGAGCTCGAAGTGGCTCGTGGAGAAAATCACTTGGCTTTTCGATCACCATTCACGGCGGTATTCACACGCCTGATCGAAGGACCGTATCCCAATTACGACCAGGTAATTCCCCGAGATAACAATCGAGTTGCAACGATTGACAAGACTGCGCTGCAAAGCGCACTCAAGCGGATGGCCGTTGTTGCGTCAGATCAAACCCATCGAGTGAAGCTCTCGTTTAATCTGGCGCTGCTGAAGTTCTCGGTGGCCACACCGGATCTTGGAGAAGGTCAGGATGAACTGCCAATCCGTTACGATGGAGATCCGATCGATATTGGCTTCAACGGAATGTATCTCCTGGAGATCCTGCGATACATGCCAACTGAGGAGATCAAGTTCACGTTCAAGGAACCTGAACGTGCAGCGACTCTTGAACCAGAAGGATGGCAAGAACCTGGTAAGTATCTCTGCTTGGTAATGCCACTTCGTCTGGTTGACTGA